One part of the Solanum dulcamara chromosome 3, daSolDulc1.2, whole genome shotgun sequence genome encodes these proteins:
- the LOC129882676 gene encoding 3-ketoacyl CoA thiolase 1, peroxisomal: MMEKAIERQRVLLEHLQPIRSSSLTTSICVAGDSAAYHRTAAFGDDVVIVAAYRTAICKSKRGGFKDTLSDDLLAPVLRAVIEKNNVNPNEVGDIVVGTVLAPGSIRAMECRMAAFYAGFPDTVPIRTVNRQCSSGLQAVADVAASIKAGFYDIGIGAGLELMTVDNIGLVQKANPRVDAFAQARDCLLPMGITSENVAQRFGVTRLEQDQAAVISHQRAAAAIESGKFKDEIIPVLTKIVDPQTGNEKPVVISVDDGIRPTTNLAGLAKLKPAFKSDGTTTAGNSSQVSDGAAAVLLMKRSIAMQKGLPILGVFRSFAAVGVDPAVMGIGPAVAIPAAVKSAGLELNNIDLFEINEAFASQFVYCQKKLNLDPEKVNVHGGALALGHPLGATGARCVATLLHEMKRRGKDCRFGVISMCIGSGMGAAAVFERGDAVDDLCNSRANNNNNFLSKDAK, from the exons ATGATGGAGAAAGCTATTGAAAGGCAGAGAGTTCTACTGGAGCACCTTCAGCCTATTCGTTCTTCGTCTCTCACT ACTTCAATTTGTGTAGCTGGTGATAGTGCTGCATACCATAGAACAGCTGCTTTTGGTGATGATGTTGTCATTGTTGC AGCTTATCGTACTGCTATTTGCAAATCCAAACGTGGAGGTTTTAAGGACACCCTATCAGATGATTTACTCGCTCCAGTTCTCAGg GCAGTAATTGAAAAAAACAACGTGAATCCAAATGAGGTGGGAGATATTGTTGTTGGTACGGTTTTGGCACCAGGTTCAATAAGAGCAATGGAGTGCCGGATGGCTGCATTTTATGCAGGTTTTCCAG ATACTGTGCCAATCAGAACTGTGAACAGGCAATGTTCTTCTGGCCTCCAGGCTGTTGCTGATGTAGCTGCATCAATAAAAGCAGGATTCTACGACATAG GCATTGGTGCTGGACTAGAGTTAATGACAGTTGACAATATTGGACTAGTTCAAAAAGCTAACCCGAGA GTAGATGCTTTTGCACAAGCCCGTGACTGCCTTCTCCCTATGGGCATCACTTCTGAGAATGTTGCACAGCGATTTGGAGTGACGCGGCTAGAGCAAGACCAAGCTGCT GTTATTTCTCACCAGCGAGCAGCTGCAGCAATTGAGTCTGGAAAGTTCAAAGATGAGATTATCCCAGTTTTGACAAAG ATTGTGGACCCGCAAACTGGAAATGAGAAGCCTGTTGTGATTTCTGTTGATGATGGCATTCGGCCAACCACAAATTTGGCAGGCCTGGCCAAGCTGAAGCCTGCATTCAAAAGCGACGGAACCACAACTGCAG GGAATTCTAGCCAGGTTAGTGATGGTGCGGCTGCAGTGCTTCTCATGAAGAGAAGTATAGCTATGCAGAAGGGACTTCCAATTCTTGGTGTATTCAG GAGCTTCGCTGCTGTTGGTGTGGATCCTGCTGTTATGGGAATTGGTCCAGCCGTTGCAATCCCAGCTGCTGTTAAGTCTGCTGGTCTTGAGCTTAACAATATTGATCTTTTTGAAATAAACGAG GCATTTGCATCCCAATTTGTCTATTGCCAAAAGAAACTCAATCTTGACCCTGAAAAAGTTAATGTGCATGGAGGGGCATTGGCTCTTGGGCATCCTCTGGGTGCTACAG GTGCGCGTTGTGTGGCAACTCTACTTCATGAGATGAAACGCCGTGGAAAAGACTGTCGTTTTGGTGTGATTTCCATGTGCATAG GTTCTGGAATGGGGGCTGCCGCAGTGTTTGAAAGAGGGGATGCTGTAGATGACCTATGCAATTCTCGggccaacaataacaacaatttCTTGTCGAAGGATGCGAAATGA